The following DNA comes from Nocardioides panzhihuensis.
TCGCGGAGGTGGCGACCAGAGCCTCGCGCAGCGCACGGACCATCAGGTGCGGCAGGACCGAGGTGAACCAGGAGCCGGGCCCCAGGAACACCCACTCGGCCTCACGGATCGCCTTGACGGCGTCGGGCGCGGCCGGTGGGTTGTCGGGGACGAGCTGGATCGACTCGATCCGGCCGTCGGTGGTGGCGACCTCGACCTGGCCGCTGATCGCGACCCGGGCCTCGGGGTCGTCGGCGTCGAGCCCACTCACCTCGGCCACGATGTCCATCGGCACCAGCGCCATCGGCAGGACCCGGCCCTTGGCGCCCAGCAGGCGGCCGACCCAGTCGAGGGCCTCGACGTGGTTGCCGAGCTGCTCCCACAACCCGACGATGAGCAGGTTGCCGAGACTGTGGCCGCGCATCTCGCCCTCGCCCGCGAAGCGGTGCTGCAGAACCTGCGCCCAGGTGTCGTCCCAGCGGTCCGCGCCGCACAGCGCGGCCAGCGCCATCCGCAGGTCGCCCGGCGGAAGCACGCCGAACTCCCGCCTGAGCCGCCCGCTCGAGCCGCCGTTGTCGGCGACCGTGACGATCGCCGTCAGCTGGTCGACGGTCAGGTCGTCGACCAGCAGCCGCAGCGCGCTCAGCGACGCATGCAGTCCGTGCCCGCCCCCCAGGGCGACGACTGCCTGGGCATCTGCCCCGGGTCGGTCGGCCCTGGCCACTCTCACTCCCGCCCGAGGTCTCGGTGGATCGCCTTCGCGTCCAGCCCGGCATCTCGCAGCCGTCTGGAGATCTCCTCCGCCATCGCCACGCTGCGGTGCTTGCCACCCGTGCACCCGATTGCCACGCGCATGAACCTCTTCCCTTCGTGAAGATAGCCCTTGGTCACTCCGACGAGCACCGGAACATACCCGCTCAAGAACTCCTCCGCGCCAGGACGGGTGTAGACGTAGTCGGCGACGTCGGGATTGTCGCGTCCGTTGCCACCCTTCAGCTCGGGAACCCAGTGGGGGTTGGGCAGGAAGCGCATGTCGGCCATGAAGTCGGCGTCGACCGGGATCCCGTACTTGAACCCGAAGCTCACCACGGAGACCTTCAGGGTCGTCCGCTCCGGGGTGCCGAAGGCCTCGGCGATCCTGGCGGTGAGCTGGTGCACGTTGAGCTGGGTCGTGTCGATGACCAGATCGGCGGCGCCGCGCAGACTGGCCAGCACCACCCGCTCACGCTCGAGCGCGTCCAGCAGCCGCTCGTTGCCCCGCTGCATCGGGTGGGGCCGCCGCGCGGCCTCCTGACGGCGGACGAGCGTGTCGTCGGCGGCGTCGAGGAACACCAGGGTCGTACGCCGCCCGGTGGCCTTCTTCGCCAGGATCTCCTCGAGCTCGGCGAAGAAGGACCCTGAACGTACGTCGGTCACGACCGCCACCGGCTGCTCCGGGCCCCGGGCCGCGTCGACCCGCTCGACGACCTGCGAGAGCAGGCTCGGCGGCAGGTTGTCGACGACGTAGTAGCCGAGATCCTCCAGCTCCTTGGCCGCAGTGCTTCGCCCGGCACCGGTCATGCCGGTGATGACGACGACCTCCCCCTTGTGCATGACCTACTCCTCGATGATCTCGCCGGTGGTGACGTTGATGGCGCCAACCTTGCCATTCTTCGACGACTGATCCACAGCGGTCTTGATCGCGGTCGCGGTGCCGGGACCGATGCCGGGCACCTGGGCGATCTCCTCGACGGTCGCCGTCCGGAGCTTCTTCAACGAGCCGAAGTGCTTCATCAGCGTCTTTCGGCGCACCTCGCCGAGGCCGGGAACGTCGTCGAGCAGGCTCTCCACCATGGACTTCGAGCGCCGGCCACGGTGGTGGCCGATCGCGAACCGGTGCGCCTCGTCGCGGATCCGCTGCAGCAGGTAGAGCCCTTCGGAGCTGCGCGGAAGGATGACCGGGTCCTCCTCCTGGGGAACCCAGACCTCCTCCAGGCGCTTGGCCAGGCCGACCACCGGGATGTCGTTGACGCCGAGCTCCGCGAGGGCGCGCTGCGCAGCGGCCACCTGGGGCGCGCCGCCGTCGACGACCACCAGGCCGGGGGCGTACGCGAACTTCCTCGGCCGGCCGGTCTCCGGGTCGACCAGCATCGGGCCGCTGGGCCCCTCGACCTCAGTAGACACGACCGAGGTCGACTGCTCGTCGAGGAGCCGCTTGAACCGCCGGGTGATGACCTCGTGCATCGCCTTGACGTCGTCGGAGCCGTCCTGGCCCTTGATGATGAACCGGCGGTATTCGGACTTGCGGGCCAGCCCGTCCTCGAAGACCACCATGCTGGCGACGATCTCGGTGCCCTGCAGGTGGGAGATGTCGTAGCACTCGATCCGCAGCGGCACCTCGTCGAGCTCGAGCGCCTCCTGGATCTCCTCCAGCGCCCGGTTGCGGGTGGTCAGGTCGCTCGCGCGCCTGGTCTTGTGGAGCGCGAGGGCCTGCTTGGCGTTCTTGGCGACCGTCTCCTGGAGCGTCTTCTTGTCCCCACGCTGGGGGACCCGGATCCTGACCTTCGCCTTGCGCACGTCCGAGAGCAGCTCCTCGAGCGTGTCGTGGTCGGGCGGCAGCGCCGGGACGAGGATCTCGCGCGGGATCGCCTCCGCATCTTCGCCGACGTAGAGCTGGAGCAGGAAGTGCTCGACCAGACCGGCCGTGTCGGCGTCGTCCATCCGGTCCGCGACCCAGCCGCGCTGACCCTTGATGCGGCCACCGCGTACGTAGAAGATCTGCACGCCGACCTCGAGCGGGTCCTCCGCCAGGGCGATGACGTCGGCGTCGGCACCGTCGCCGAGCACCACGGCCTGCTTCTCCAGGGCGCGCTGCATCGCCGCCAGGTCGTCGCGCAACCGCGCGGCCTTCTCGAAGTCGAGGGCTTCGGACGCGGCGTACATCTCCTTCTCGATCCGCTTCGTGAAGCTCGTGGTGTGGCCCGCCATGAAGTCGCAGAAGTCATCGACGATCTCGCGGTGCTCCTCGGCGGAGACGTTGCCGACGCAGGGGGCGGTGCACTTGTCGATGTAGCCGAGCAGGCACGGCCGGCCGATCTGCTGGGAGCGCTTGAAGACGCCGTTGCTGCACGAGCGCATCGGGAAGACCCGCAGCAGGATGTCGACGGTCTCCCGGATCGCCCAGGCATGACCGTACGGGCCGAAGTATCGGGTGCCCTTGCGCTTGGCACCGCGGCCGACCATGACCCTTGGGAAGTCCTCGGAGACGGTCACCGCGAGCCACGGGTAGGACTTGTCGTCGCGGTACTTGACGTTGAACCGCGGGTCGAACTCCTTGATCCAGGTGTATTCGAGCTGGAGCGCCTCGATGTCGTTGTTGACCGTCGTCCACTCGACGCTGGCCGCGGTGGTGACCATCGTCGCCGTGCGTGGGTGGAGGCTGGGGATCGGCTGGAAGTAGTTCGCGAGCCGCTGGCGCAGGTTGATCGCCTTGCCGACGTAGATCACCCGCCCCTTGGGGTCGCGGAACCGGTAGACCCCTGGCTGGGTGGGGATGTCTCCAGCTTTGGGGCGATAGCTCTGCGGATCGGGCACGCTCCAACCCTAGTGGCGACCACGGACAGTCTCGGCGCTCCCGGGAACGGACGGTGCCCGGCCGAGGCCGGCCGGGCATCGTCGTCTCCATCAGGCTCAGCCGAGCAGCTCCACCTCCGAGAGCGTGATCTGCTCCGCGGCCGGGCCGGTGAACTCGATCCGGATCCGGTTGAACCTCGACTCCGACTCGAGCTTGAACGGACGGGTGGCCTGCTGCCACGCGAACTTCTCACCCGAGCGCCGGTCGAGGACCTTCCAGTCGATGCCGTCGTTGGATCCCTTGACGACCCAGCCGCTGGGCGAGCGGCCGTCGGCGCCGTTGGTGAGGGTGTAGAAGGAGACCGGCACCTTGGTCCCGGAGAACCGGTACTCCACCCAGCCGTCACCGGCGACGGTCGTCTGTGTCCCGGAGTCGTTGTCGACCAGCGTCTCGCCGCCGTTCCCGCTGGCCGAGACCGCGCCCTTGCCCGCGCCCGACTTGTCGGCGATCGGTGTGGCCGGCGCCGAGCCGGTGGTCAGCGACGGCGGCGCCGAGCTCGGCGAGGTGCCCCATCGCGACGGGGTCGACCCCATGTCGAACTCGATGGTGCCGCCGTCGGCGAGCTCCTGGTGGGAGACGTACGTCTTGTCCCACTTCTTGCCGTCGATGGTGACGCCCTGGACGTAGATGTTCTCGGTGCTGTTCTCGGGCGCCTCGATCACCAGGTCCTTGCCGCCCTCGAGGTGCAGCGTGGCCTTGGTGAACAGCGGCGAGCCGAGCACGAGGTTCTCGCTGCCCATCTGGAGCGGGTAGAGGCCGAGCGAGGCGAAGAGATGCCAGGCCGAGGTCTCGCCGTTGTCCTCGTCGCCGGCATAGCCCTGCCCGATCTCGGAGCCGGTGTACATGCGGCGCAGGGTCTCGCGGACGATCTCCTGCGTCTTCCAGGGCTGGCCCGCGTAGCTGTACATCCACGGGATGTGGTGGCTGACCTGGTTGGAGAAGCCCCACTGCCCCATGCGTACGTCGCGGGCCTCACGGATCTCGTGGATGATCCCGCCGTAGGAGCCCGGGTACTCCCCCGTCTCCGGCGTCGAGAAGAAGGTGTCCAGCTTCTTCGCGAGCCCACCGCGGCCGCCGTAGAGGTTGGCCAGGCCCTGGCCGTCCTGCGGGGTATGGAACGCGAAGTTCCACCCGTTGGTCTCGGTGTAGTCGTGGTCGCTGCCCCACACCAGCGGGTTGAAGTCCGCCGGCGACTTCTTGAAGGTGCCGTCGGCGTTGCGGCCCTGGAAGAAGCCCACCTTGGTGTCGAAGGTGTTGACGTAGTTGCGAGCCCGGCCGAGGAAGTACTCCGACTCCTCACGCAGCCGCTTCCGCTCGGCCGAGGTGATGCCGTCACGTTCGGCCAGCTTCGCGGCCATGTTCCCAATGCCGTAGTCG
Coding sequences within:
- a CDS encoding uridine diphosphate-N-acetylglucosamine-binding protein YvcK; this encodes MARADRPGADAQAVVALGGGHGLHASLSALRLLVDDLTVDQLTAIVTVADNGGSSGRLRREFGVLPPGDLRMALAALCGADRWDDTWAQVLQHRFAGEGEMRGHSLGNLLIVGLWEQLGNHVEALDWVGRLLGAKGRVLPMALVPMDIVAEVSGLDADDPEARVAISGQVEVATTDGRIESIQLVPDNPPAAPDAVKAIREAEWVFLGPGSWFTSVLPHLMVRALREALVATSAKIVVVLNLGEQPGETTGFGPAEHLEVLLDHAPDLRIDTVLVDSSLDGLDELWRVAEKCGARVEVADVAVADGTPRHDPERLAAAYARVIGAG
- the uvrC gene encoding excinuclease ABC subunit UvrC, which encodes MPDPQSYRPKAGDIPTQPGVYRFRDPKGRVIYVGKAINLRQRLANYFQPIPSLHPRTATMVTTAASVEWTTVNNDIEALQLEYTWIKEFDPRFNVKYRDDKSYPWLAVTVSEDFPRVMVGRGAKRKGTRYFGPYGHAWAIRETVDILLRVFPMRSCSNGVFKRSQQIGRPCLLGYIDKCTAPCVGNVSAEEHREIVDDFCDFMAGHTTSFTKRIEKEMYAASEALDFEKAARLRDDLAAMQRALEKQAVVLGDGADADVIALAEDPLEVGVQIFYVRGGRIKGQRGWVADRMDDADTAGLVEHFLLQLYVGEDAEAIPREILVPALPPDHDTLEELLSDVRKAKVRIRVPQRGDKKTLQETVAKNAKQALALHKTRRASDLTTRNRALEEIQEALELDEVPLRIECYDISHLQGTEIVASMVVFEDGLARKSEYRRFIIKGQDGSDDVKAMHEVITRRFKRLLDEQSTSVVSTEVEGPSGPMLVDPETGRPRKFAYAPGLVVVDGGAPQVAAAQRALAELGVNDIPVVGLAKRLEEVWVPQEEDPVILPRSSEGLYLLQRIRDEAHRFAIGHHRGRRSKSMVESLLDDVPGLGEVRRKTLMKHFGSLKKLRTATVEEIAQVPGIGPGTATAIKTAVDQSSKNGKVGAINVTTGEIIEE
- the rapZ gene encoding RNase adapter RapZ; its protein translation is MHKGEVVVITGMTGAGRSTAAKELEDLGYYVVDNLPPSLLSQVVERVDAARGPEQPVAVVTDVRSGSFFAELEEILAKKATGRRTTLVFLDAADDTLVRRQEAARRPHPMQRGNERLLDALERERVVLASLRGAADLVIDTTQLNVHQLTARIAEAFGTPERTTLKVSVVSFGFKYGIPVDADFMADMRFLPNPHWVPELKGGNGRDNPDVADYVYTRPGAEEFLSGYVPVLVGVTKGYLHEGKRFMRVAIGCTGGKHRSVAMAEEISRRLRDAGLDAKAIHRDLGRE